AGATCAATAAGGATGAGAGGCAAGAGGCGGGAAAGGCGGCCCCGCCTaggctttccccctcccccccgccccccccacttCCCGCCATGGCAGTCTTGGTTCTAACACTCTGCCCCAGAGCTCTTCATTCCAAGCTGCCCCCATGTAAATCAGCCAGCCTCACAGCTCATGGGGGCCGGAGGAAGGCCTCTCTGGGAATACCTTAGGTCCTGAGGACCCCTTTGGAGGTTAGGAGACAGGGTTGGCCAGCTGTCCCCAGACAGGGACCCTCAGGCAGAAGCCGCTTGTCCTCACAGAGGGAAGGCTGGTGGGCAGCCTCACACCCTGCAGCTCAGAGCCTGCCTCCTGGGTGATGGAGCTGTCTCTAGTTACAGGCCCATAGTTGACTACATCGATGCGCAGTTTGAAAACTACCTACAGGAGGAGCTGAAGATCCGCCGCTCCCTCTTCGACTACCATGACACGAGGATCCACGTCTGCCTCTACTTCATCACGCCCACAGGGCACTCCCTCAAGTCCCTGGATCTGGTGACCATGAAGAAGCTAGACAGCAAGGTATGCACCTTCCCACCCCAGACTTTTTCCCTGGGCTTCCTGGTCCTCCCCGGAGTTGGGGGCTGTGGTGTGGCTGCCCGCTGTGTCCCTGTCAGGGGCTCTGGTGCTTAGGGGCCTACAGATAGGCCCATGGGTTGGTCGTCTTTCTATCTTCTCTTGCATTTGTCCCTTCTGCTCCAGTGGGCTCCCCTCACTCGGCTCTTTCTCCAGAGCTCTGTCTCCTGGGCCTGAGCCCCTTCCTCTTAGCTGAATTGATTTTTATTCTCAGGTCAAAGCCGAGTTTGCCCAGAGGACTGATTTTGGGGCTGAATGGTGGTTTGGGGGAACCACCATAAGAAGGACCATAGGTGATTGTTACCACTCATTAGAAAGCCCCCAGTGGCTGGGTTCAGGCTGGGACTACCCATGGGAGCAGCTCCATCATCTCTCTGGTCTCCTGCCCTTCTGCCCAGGAATGGGGCCTGGGCAGGGCTGTCTACAGTCAGGGAGAACTAACCTGCTGCCCCTCTCCACTGATCCTGACAGGTGAACATTATTCCCATCATTGCCAAGGCTGACACCATTTCCAAGAGTGAGCTCCACAAGTTCAAGATCAAGATCATGGGCGAGCTGGTCAGCAATGGGGTTCAGATCTACCAGTTTCCCACTGATGACGAGGCTGTTGCCGAGATTAACGCAGTCATGAATGTGAGCATTGGGCACTGGCTTCAGGGCCAGAGGGCTTGGAGCTAGCACAGATCTGTGACACACAGCCGCAGAGGCTCTGGTTTCCCAGGATTCCAGCCTTAGCTTCTCCAGGAAAGACGGATGGGCATCTGGGACCCAGTAGACCCTATGTCCTGTGGCCAGGAGATGGGAGGAATTGGGTATTGGGCTGGTGCTGAGCCTTCCCCGAGTTTAAGTTTCACAAGATAAGGATTCTGGGCAGGAGTAGAAACCTGGAGGAATAAAGCAGGCCAGATGCCAGGGCTTGGAAGCTTGGAATAAAGCCAGATTTTCAGGTCCTGTGAGGGAGCCTCTGTTGGCCCCTGGGAAGCCCAAGGGCTGAAAGGACTCCTCAAACATGAGAAGGGGGGTACAGGTTCAGCCTACTCCCCTATTTGGAGGCTCTAGGATACTTCTCCTTTTGGAGAGCCAGAAAGTGAGCCCTGGCCAGGCCTTGTTCAGGTCTGGCCACCCCTCCCTGGGGCCCAGGACAGGGTCTGTCCACTAGTTTGTCAGCCCAGTGCTGAGCCATCCTTGGGCTCCTTTCCAGGCACACTTGCCCTTTGCTGTGGTGGGCAGCACCGAGGAGGTGAAGGTGGGGAACAAGCTGGTCCGAGCACGGCAGTACCCTTGGGGTGTGGTGCAGGGTAAGTGTGGTGGGGAGAGCACATCTGCTTTCGGGGGCCCAGATGTAGTGTCCTGTCCTTCCTGCCCGCAGCCTCTGTCCCGTGTCCTCCCTAGGACCATCTCTTGCCCGTCCTGCCTCCGGAGTCTGCCTGTAACACTTCGACCACTGTCCTGTGTCCTTTCCTCCCGGTGGCTGTCTGCATGCCCACCTGATGGCCCACATGCCCTGTGCTTTCAGTGGAGAATGAGAACCACTGCGATTTTGTGAAGCTGCGGGAGATGCTGATCAGAGTGAACATGGAGGACCTCCGAGAGCAGACCCACAGTCGGCACTATGAGCTCTACCGGCGCTGCAAGCTGGAGGAGATGGGTTTCCAGGATAGCGATGGCGACAGCCAGCCCTTCAGGTGACAGCCTGCTCCAAGAGGGAGCCTGTCTCCACAGCCATGCTGGCATCTGTGCCTGGGGTCTTgtgagccagggagagaggctATGGGGCCCCAGCATTGCCATCACCCCCTGCCCCATGCCCATGAAATCCCCCTTCTCTggctctgccccaccccagcctgctGCTGTCCCACCCTTGGCCTTCCCTCTTCGGGTTTCTGCAGCCTGCAAGAGACCTACGAGGCCAAGCGCAAGGAGTTCCTGAGTGAgctgcagaggaaggaggaagagatgagGCAGATGTTTGTCAACAAAGTGAAGGAGACGGAGCTGGagctgaaggagaaggagagggaggtgtgTGCGGGCTCGGGTTTGTGGTGAGGCCAGGTAAGGGAGGGCGGGGACTGGCAGGGTCCCCATGAAGCCCAAGCTCCCCCACTTCTGCTCCCAGCTCCACGAGAAGTTTGAGCACCTCAAGCGGGTCCACCAGGAGGAGAAGCGCAAGGTGGAGGAAAAGCGACGGGAACTGGAGGAGGAGACCAACGCCTTCAACCGCAGGAAGGCCGCGGTGGAGGCCCTGCAGTCCCAGGCCTTGCATGCCACCTCCCAGCAGCCTCTGAGGAAGGACAAGGACAAGAAGAAGTAGGTGGTGGGCCCCCTGTCCACACGGGCTCTTTTTCCTTCTGGGTGCCCACTTCATCCTACTCTTGGCGCCTTTGGTTGCCTTTGGTTCTCGCCCATGCTCGCCTGTTCACTGCTTAGTTCTCATTCCCCTCTGCGTTCCCACCTCATTCTTGCctaccttcctttccttttcactgGTGAGCTAGAGATCTCAGGATACCAGGTATCTGTGTACTCTCTGTCTTGCACAAGGGACCCCTTGCtacccccccacctctccctcttctctctctctctctttctccctctctctccccttctgcagCCCCTTCAGAGCTGGTGAAGACTGAGCCAAATAGGCAGGGTGTGGCCCCTGAGAGGGAGTAGAGGTCTCAGGGAAGGTCTTTCCCGACTGGagaggggcagggcctgggaaTGTCAGCATTTCCAGATTCCAGAAGCTCCTGTGGTTTCTGCTTGGGCAGCTGTTGTGCATCCCCCCTCAGTCTCTGAGACAGTGGATATGGGACCCGCGTGGGCTGGTAGGTGCTGACGGAGGGCAGCAGACTCTTGAGTCCCAGCAGCCCTGACCCCTTGGGCAGGATGCTCACTGCCTGGTGGAAGGAAGGACAGCAGCTCCCTGGAGAGGCTCTGGGGATCCTGCACCATAGATGGGCTGCCCTTCAAGTTAGATTTGGTGAGAAAAGGACTAGAGAGGGCAAGGAGGcttttcccagcctccaggagtGCAGTCAAGTTCTTGGCCAGGTGAGGGCAACTCTGAGTCATTTCTCCTTGGCTTTTTTTGGAGGCTCTTTCCACACTCTTAGCTAGAGTTTAGATGCCCTCGCTCCTGGGGATCTCCCTCCTCTACCCCACTTCATTCAGCATCCCGCACCGCATCACACTGTGGAATCTCGTCCATTCCTGTTTCCCCATGTCCCTGAACTGTGTCAGGTATCCTCTCTCTTGTCAACTGAGGAACGAAGCAAGTGATTCCATTTTTATCATCCTTGGGCTCCTTGGACCCCCATTTCTTCTTGGAATGTTTGGGAACATGTGTGTCCAGGCCCTCCTTTCCTTGCCCTGTGGTTAAGGCCGTGCAGCGCATAGGAAGCTGTTGGCTCTGCGATGCTGCCTTGTGGCCTTGGCATTCTCCCCACCTCTAACACTGTACTCCCCATTCCCAGCATGCACCCACACCCACAGGATCTGTCTTACTGTCACTCCAGCCCCATTACAGGCACAGACTCAGGCATGTATCTACCAACACACACATCCCCTAGGACACAAAAGCACAGAGGCATAGACACATCTAAGGAAAAGAAACTTCTGACCTCCCTGGGGGAGGCCAGGGGGGAAAAGCCAGACATTTGGGAATTGAATGCTAGTTCTTATGCCTAAGGCCTGTGCTCTTCTTTGGGATAGACCCTCCTCCTTTCTATAGTCTCCCTCATCTTGCTCATTGGTACCCTCCCCACCCTATCTACAGATACTCCTGCCAGAGATGATCCCATGTCTGTCCCCAGGGAGGACACTAGCCCACATTCCCCTCTGCTGTGTGAATTTGCTCCCtgctttgcatttgtttccagccCCGGCCCTATGTCCAGCCCTTGGCTTGTTGTGGCTGGGGACTGTGCATTGGAATCCATGTGGGTTTTAAATGAGTGGCTCAGAAATCTGGTTTCTCCTAGAAAggggtgtgtgggtctgtgtcccAGGCATTGGCACCTAATAAGACTTTGTCCTGCTCCCTGCCTCCAGGGCCCAGGCCATCTTGTTTCAGAAAAGGCAGGTAGAGTCCACTAGGAAATAAGTTATGGAAAACCCCCTCAGAACGGAAGACAAGGACCTGTGGCCAGGTCAGAGCCAGGGGGAGGAGTGCAGGCTGGCTGCACGGGCATCAGCAGAGCCCTCAGGGTAGGCATCCATCCCCATGTCAGGTCTGGGAGACAGGTGTTCTCTGCTTGCTGGACATGCCAGAAAGTTTCAGTCAGTTTGGCCCCTGGGAGAGACCCTGTGCTCCCATGCTGGCCTTGCAGGGGCCAGGAGTAGTCTAGGTAAGATGGCTAGGAGCGCTCCTTCCTCCTGTCCTGGTCAGGGAAAGGGGGTCGGCGCAAAGTGCattggaggtggtggggagggggttgtttTTCATGGCCATTTAGTTGAATTGCTTTGATGGGTTATGTGTGGTCTTCAAATTTTAATCCGTTTTTGCAAAATTACTTCCCAATCAGATCTTGACCCTCAGCCTGGGATGCCACAAACTGAAGCGAATTCTCTGCTTTGCTCGTCACAAATGCCAAACTGACTGCCCTTTCCCAGCGTCCAACTTGctgtcttttgtttctgtttgattTGGTCGTCTGCGTagcttttaatgtgtctgtttttgttttgtttgttttatttttatttttcagttaacgCACGCACAGACTTACATGTCAAGAGCGGACTTTAGACTTTCATGTGTTAAGTTGCTTGAGTTACACCTTGTGACCCTTCTTCTCCCATAACATGGTGTGAGGACGGACTGGGAGCTGGTACAGACTCCAGTGTTTACAGCCTTGCTTTGTCCCTTGCCCCCACCTGCTggctgccctgggcctggcaGGCCACCCCTCTCTATGCAAACACGTCAAAGCCATGAATGCTGGAATCCAAAACTgacaaggtttatttttttcagagccaGTGGCTGGTCTTCCATTTACAGTGTCACTATTCCTTGACGGAGCAGTTCAGTGCCACTCTCGCGAAGGCCCGAGCCGGCGATGCTTGGCCTAATTGTTCCGCGTCAAGATGGCAGCTCACGCGGGGCCCTAGGTGTGGCCGTGTGGCCTGGTATACGTGCTGCGAAATTCACCCGATTccccttcattttaatttttctaacctAGAGCTTCATTTCAATAATAACTTTTAGGatacttctaaatttttattttggcacAAGCGTAAAGACAGATAATACCCTCTCCCATTATTTTCATAAGTAACCCAGATTCCCTGatttttaagaactaaaaatatCTCTAAACCTTTCTTATGTATACAGCATCCCTATAATATTTAGGGAGAGGTGGGCAATAAACGTCCTGTAATGACAGTGTTTGGAATTTCTTTACGGCTGAAAGTGGATCATGAACAAGACCACGTCCAATGTTTTTAACGCGAATGTAAATGGAACAGCAGCCCAAAGCCGTTGTCTGTGTGCTCCAGAGGTGCTACCTGGAAACAGGGACCAACTCCACGTGTGTGTTAAGTGTTTGACTCCAGCTAAGGTgcgccccccccctcccccgaccaATCCTGAATGTTCCCAATGCAGAGGACTCAGCTGGGAAAAGGTTTTTAATCTCAAGgtcattgttttctgttttcctggctGAGTCACAAGGAAAGAGA
This genomic interval from Neovison vison isolate M4711 chromosome 1, ASM_NN_V1, whole genome shotgun sequence contains the following:
- the SEPTIN8 gene encoding septin-8 isoform X3 yields the protein MAATDLERFSNAEPEPRSLSLGGHVGFDSLPDQLVSKSVTQGFSFNILCVGETGIGKSTLMNTLFNTTFETEEASHHEECVRLRPQTYDLQESNVHLKLTIVDAVGFGDQINKDESYRPIVDYIDAQFENYLQEELKIRRSLFDYHDTRIHVCLYFITPTGHSLKSLDLVTMKKLDSKVNIIPIIAKADTISKSELHKFKIKIMGELVSNGVQIYQFPTDDEAVAEINAVMNAHLPFAVVGSTEEVKVGNKLVRARQYPWGVVQVENENHCDFVKLREMLIRVNMEDLREQTHSRHYELYRRCKLEEMGFQDSDGDSQPFSLQETYEAKRKEFLSELQRKEEEMRQMFVNKVKETELELKEKERELHEKFEHLKRVHQEEKRKVEEKRRELEEETNAFNRRKAAVEALQSQALHATSQQPLRKDKDKKKASGWSSIYSVTIP
- the SEPTIN8 gene encoding septin-8 isoform X1; the encoded protein is MAATDLERFSNAEPEPRSLSLGGHVGFDSLPDQLVSKSVTQGFSFNILCVGETGIGKSTLMNTLFNTTFETEEASHHEECVRLRPQTYDLQESNVHLKLTIVDAVGFGDQINKDESYRPIVDYIDAQFENYLQEELKIRRSLFDYHDTRIHVCLYFITPTGHSLKSLDLVTMKKLDSKVNIIPIIAKADTISKSELHKFKIKIMGELVSNGVQIYQFPTDDEAVAEINAVMNAHLPFAVVGSTEEVKVGNKLVRARQYPWGVVQVENENHCDFVKLREMLIRVNMEDLREQTHSRHYELYRRCKLEEMGFQDSDGDSQPFSLQETYEAKRKEFLSELQRKEEEMRQMFVNKVKETELELKEKERELHEKFEHLKRVHQEEKRKVEEKRRELEEETNAFNRRKAAVEALQSQALHATSQQPLRKDKDKKKSDIGVHQSGMSLSSSKVMMTKASVEPLNCSSWWPAIQCCSCLVRDATWREGFL
- the SEPTIN8 gene encoding septin-8 isoform X5; this encodes MAATDLERFSNAEPEPRSLSLGGHVGFDSLPDQLVSKSVTQGFSFNILCVGETGIGKSTLMNTLFNTTFETEEASHHEECVRLRPQTYDLQESNVHLKLTIVDAVGFGDQINKDESYRPIVDYIDAQFENYLQEELKIRRSLFDYHDTRIHVCLYFITPTGHSLKSLDLVTMKKLDSKVNIIPIIAKADTISKSELHKFKIKIMGELVSNGVQIYQFPTDDEAVAEINAVMNAHLPFAVVGSTEEVKVGNKLVRARQYPWGVVQVENENHCDFVKLREMLIRVNMEDLREQTHSRHYELYRRCKLEEMGFQDSDGDSQPFSLQETYEAKRKEFLSELQRKEEEMRQMFVNKVKETELELKEKERELHEKFEHLKRVHQEEKRKVEEKRRELEEETNAFNRRKAAVEALQSQALHATSQQPLRKDKDKKKS
- the SEPTIN8 gene encoding septin-8 isoform X4 encodes the protein MAATDLERFSNAEPEPRSLSLGGHVGFDSLPDQLVSKSVTQGFSFNILCVGETGIGKSTLMNTLFNTTFETEEASHHEECVRLRPQTYDLQESNVHLKLTIVDAVGFGDQINKDERPIVDYIDAQFENYLQEELKIRRSLFDYHDTRIHVCLYFITPTGHSLKSLDLVTMKKLDSKVNIIPIIAKADTISKSELHKFKIKIMGELVSNGVQIYQFPTDDEAVAEINAVMNAHLPFAVVGSTEEVKVGNKLVRARQYPWGVVQVENENHCDFVKLREMLIRVNMEDLREQTHSRHYELYRRCKLEEMGFQDSDGDSQPFSLQETYEAKRKEFLSELQRKEEEMRQMFVNKVKETELELKEKERELHEKFEHLKRVHQEEKRKVEEKRRELEEETNAFNRRKAAVEALQSQALHATSQQPLRKDKDKKKASGWSSIYSVTIP
- the SEPTIN8 gene encoding septin-8 isoform X6 — translated: MAATDLERFSNAEPEPRSLSLGGHVGFDSLPDQLVSKSVTQGFSFNILCVGETGIGKSTLMNTLFNTTFETEEASHHEECVRLRPQTYDLQESNVHLKLTIVDAVGFGDQINKDESYRPIVDYIDAQFENYLQEELKIRRSLFDYHDTRIHVCLYFITPTGHSLKSLDLVTMKKLDSKVNIIPIIAKADTISKSELHKFKIKIMGELVSNGVQIYQFPTDDEAVAEINAVMNAHLPFAVVGSTEEVKVGNKLVRARQYPWGVVQVENENHCDFVKLREMLIRVNMEDLREQTHSRHYELYRRCKLEEMGFQDSDGDSQPFSLQETYEAKRKEFLSELQRKEEEMRQMFVNKVKETELELKEKERELHEKFEHLKRVHQEEKRKVEEKRRELEEETNAFNRRKAAVEALQSQALHATSQQPLRKDKDKKN
- the SEPTIN8 gene encoding septin-8 isoform X2 → MAATDLERFSNAEPEPRSLSLGGHVGFDSLPDQLVSKSVTQGFSFNILCVGETGIGKSTLMNTLFNTTFETEEASHHEECVRLRPQTYDLQESNVHLKLTIVDAVGFGDQINKDERPIVDYIDAQFENYLQEELKIRRSLFDYHDTRIHVCLYFITPTGHSLKSLDLVTMKKLDSKVNIIPIIAKADTISKSELHKFKIKIMGELVSNGVQIYQFPTDDEAVAEINAVMNAHLPFAVVGSTEEVKVGNKLVRARQYPWGVVQVENENHCDFVKLREMLIRVNMEDLREQTHSRHYELYRRCKLEEMGFQDSDGDSQPFSLQETYEAKRKEFLSELQRKEEEMRQMFVNKVKETELELKEKERELHEKFEHLKRVHQEEKRKVEEKRRELEEETNAFNRRKAAVEALQSQALHATSQQPLRKDKDKKNRSDIGVHQSGMSLSSSKVMMTKASVEPLNCSSWWPAIQCCSCLVRDATWREGFL